In one Sphingobacterium daejeonense genomic region, the following are encoded:
- a CDS encoding LOG family protein, producing MKLNQIVVFCASSPGHGQAFLEAAKEVGKVFVEKQITLVYGGGRVGLMGAVADAVMENGGHVIGVIPQFLNSKEIGHSGITTLIEVDTMHERKAKMNALCDGVIAMPGGFGTMEELFEMTTWGQLGLHKKPIGILNVDGFYDHFIAFIQHMVDSGLLKEENQKMILYSDNIEDLLEQMEAYEAPPVPKWLNIERS from the coding sequence ATGAAACTTAATCAAATCGTAGTTTTCTGTGCTTCGAGTCCGGGGCATGGTCAAGCATTTTTAGAGGCTGCTAAGGAAGTTGGGAAGGTGTTTGTAGAAAAGCAGATTACGTTGGTTTATGGCGGAGGCAGGGTTGGATTGATGGGAGCAGTGGCAGATGCAGTTATGGAAAATGGCGGCCATGTCATTGGTGTGATTCCTCAATTTCTCAATAGCAAAGAGATTGGACATAGTGGAATTACAACCTTGATTGAGGTGGATACCATGCATGAGCGCAAAGCTAAGATGAATGCTCTCTGTGATGGAGTGATTGCGATGCCAGGAGGATTTGGTACTATGGAGGAATTATTTGAAATGACTACTTGGGGGCAGTTGGGCTTGCATAAAAAACCAATTGGCATATTGAATGTCGATGGTTTTTACGATCATTTCATTGCTTTTATCCAGCATATGGTAGACTCTGGTTTATTGAAAGAAGAAAACCAAAAGATGATATTATATTCAGATAATATCGAAGATCTATTGGAACAAATGGAAGCTTATGAAGCGCCACCTGTTCCAAAATGGTTGAATATCGAAAGGTCCTAG
- a CDS encoding VanZ family protein, with the protein MNWIINYAWAILWAIIMMLLMLLPANDIPVDGFFPGFDKLVHTGSFYLLTTLILFGRLVDTKRRATKVKTFIVVFCVASLFAFFTEGAQMYFTNTRQADWWDIFADYVGIGMALFSYLLLYNRKFQYS; encoded by the coding sequence ATGAATTGGATAATTAATTATGCTTGGGCAATTCTTTGGGCAATCATCATGATGCTTTTAATGTTGCTACCCGCTAACGACATCCCCGTAGATGGTTTTTTTCCTGGTTTTGACAAACTAGTTCATACCGGAAGCTTTTATTTACTGACAACTCTAATCCTATTTGGACGACTTGTGGACACCAAAAGAAGAGCAACAAAAGTGAAAACTTTTATCGTTGTATTCTGTGTTGCATCGCTATTTGCATTCTTTACTGAAGGTGCCCAAATGTATTTTACAAATACTAGACAGGCAGATTGGTGGGATATCTTTGCAGACTATGTAGGAATCGGGATGGCATTATTTAGTTATTTACTGCTGTACAACAGAAAATTCCAATACTCTTAA
- a CDS encoding carboxypeptidase regulatory-like domain-containing protein: protein MMILFLAAIASKALANPMAQDTDIKGRVLNQDNQPVAAASVYLMSSTANVLIKSAVTDENGVYTIIKAPKGSYYIEVTSVGYSKGKSAVFELGDQTYQAEDIKLSPSSQSIETVTVQGQMPNRSKCQWQARIER from the coding sequence ATGATGATCCTCTTTCTTGCTGCGATTGCAAGTAAAGCCCTAGCTAACCCGATGGCTCAGGATACAGATATCAAAGGTCGCGTATTGAATCAGGATAATCAGCCTGTTGCAGCAGCCTCTGTATATCTGATGTCTTCAACTGCAAATGTATTGATAAAGAGTGCCGTGACAGATGAAAACGGGGTTTACACCATCATCAAGGCTCCCAAAGGGAGTTATTATATCGAGGTAACTTCAGTAGGATACAGCAAGGGCAAATCAGCCGTGTTTGAATTGGGGGATCAAACCTATCAAGCAGAGGACATTAAATTAAGTCCAAGTAGTCAAAGCATTGAAACAGTAACTGTTCAAGGTCAGATGCCAAACCGTTCGAAATGTCAATGGCAAGCTCGTATTGAACGTTGA
- a CDS encoding PspC domain-containing protein, with the protein MNKTIIININSIVFHIEEDAYETLRSYMIEIKRHFGNSEDSREILEDIENRIAEMFSERIQTGRKEVINREDVDQVIAQMGRVSDFDAELGDEPKVESKVETDPKAAFADTAEQVNSDEPEFKENPEQGSDYGFTEYLTSKKLMRDMDDKVLSGVCSGLAHYFNIEAKWVRIIFVLFFLFGGSGVLLYFVLWAVMPKATTRADKLAMRGEQANLHNFKKSFDEEMKGVRENFSGAGEHISRGARSVGDSLGSFFSVIGKILAVLVLIWAGLSIIGIFVFFVFNVLNIMGYQNPMFFPPLEVLDPASAFFAILAGTVAIIIPLLAIFFIMLRVIFKTKPMNNYATMSLWAAWIVSIVMILYFVVVTNQDFVEESTISIEKPIEQKDTYIISENDVRVIRASDEDFVQNRIGSGKNGLLKGNYLRNEIAIYIEPLDSLKAPYIQYNYNAKGSSYADASARASKIAYQVNQKGENINFDSHFTLQDKQLIRDQNVRMNLYLPVGTKVLLNRNMDWKVRDIWAHDCKGDDKAKFSEWIMTKSGLKCIIKLEEEKAKEAEKLKEEQEEKEKEAKKEKKKDKEEATSEDEKSSSEENLA; encoded by the coding sequence ATGAACAAAACAATAATTATCAATATAAACAGTATCGTCTTCCACATTGAGGAGGATGCATATGAAACCCTTCGATCATACATGATCGAGATCAAGAGGCATTTCGGGAATTCCGAGGATAGCCGCGAGATTCTAGAAGATATCGAGAACCGTATTGCGGAGATGTTTTCTGAGCGTATCCAAACAGGGCGCAAGGAGGTCATCAACCGTGAGGACGTGGATCAAGTAATTGCTCAAATGGGTAGAGTAAGTGATTTTGATGCTGAATTGGGCGATGAACCGAAAGTTGAATCAAAAGTTGAAACAGATCCAAAAGCAGCTTTTGCTGATACTGCGGAACAAGTAAATTCTGACGAGCCTGAGTTCAAGGAAAACCCAGAGCAAGGTTCTGACTATGGATTCACAGAATACCTTACCTCCAAGAAGTTAATGCGTGACATGGACGATAAGGTGTTGAGCGGTGTTTGTAGCGGATTGGCTCATTACTTCAATATTGAAGCGAAATGGGTACGAATTATTTTCGTATTATTCTTTCTGTTCGGTGGATCTGGTGTGCTATTGTACTTTGTGCTTTGGGCGGTAATGCCTAAGGCTACAACCCGAGCTGATAAATTGGCGATGCGCGGTGAACAGGCCAACCTACACAACTTCAAGAAATCTTTTGATGAAGAAATGAAAGGTGTCCGTGAAAATTTTTCGGGGGCCGGCGAGCATATTAGTCGAGGCGCTCGTTCGGTTGGAGACTCCTTAGGATCTTTTTTCTCGGTAATTGGAAAAATATTAGCCGTATTGGTTCTGATTTGGGCAGGTTTGAGCATCATCGGTATTTTCGTGTTCTTTGTGTTCAATGTGTTGAATATTATGGGTTACCAAAACCCAATGTTCTTCCCTCCATTAGAAGTACTTGACCCGGCATCAGCATTTTTTGCCATACTAGCTGGGACAGTAGCTATCATCATACCTCTATTGGCTATATTCTTTATCATGCTACGCGTGATCTTCAAAACTAAGCCAATGAACAATTATGCAACCATGTCATTGTGGGCAGCATGGATTGTTTCTATTGTCATGATCCTTTACTTCGTAGTGGTTACCAATCAGGATTTTGTTGAAGAAAGTACCATTTCAATAGAAAAGCCAATTGAACAAAAGGATACTTACATCATCAGTGAAAATGATGTGAGAGTAATTAGGGCCTCAGATGAAGATTTTGTGCAGAACAGAATTGGTTCTGGAAAGAATGGTTTGTTGAAGGGTAACTACCTGCGTAATGAAATTGCCATCTATATTGAACCATTGGATTCATTAAAAGCTCCTTATATCCAATACAACTATAATGCTAAGGGTTCTTCATATGCGGATGCTTCAGCAAGAGCTTCGAAAATCGCTTACCAAGTGAATCAAAAAGGTGAAAATATCAACTTCGACAGTCATTTTACCTTACAAGACAAGCAATTGATTCGTGATCAAAATGTTCGAATGAATCTATATTTACCAGTTGGTACTAAGGTTTTGTTGAATCGTAATATGGATTGGAAAGTTAGGGATATTTGGGCGCATGATTGCAAAGGTGATGACAAGGCAAAATTTTCTGAATGGATTATGACGAAAAGTGGTCTAAAATGCATCATTAAATTAGAAGAAGAAAAAGCTAAAGAAGCGGAGAAATTAAAAGAAGAGCAAGAGGAGAAAGAAAAGGAAGCTAAAAAGGAAAAGAAAAAAGATAAAGAAGAAGCAACTTCAGAAGACGAAAAATCGTCTTCTGAGGAAAACTTAGCATAA
- a CDS encoding outer membrane beta-barrel family protein, which yields MGQQGVTVTIDGRQTYMTGEQLSNFLKSTDAAQIKSVEVSTTRSAKEDAEGAVGSINIVLKKNNTEGFNGSFIASAAHGKHLRGNSSLSLNYKKRNTTLFGSYAYTNDKQENTLNLYREIRNRENITYFDQKAKFLERSKNHNFRAGIEQKTSENNTMMFQVSGNSYSEKSENSSFTNIGSAPSKIDSILRSPAKNDMGLDRISLNFNNEYKMDTLGQKLTLDLDWSIFNNDANMNYDNRMEFPDGSLVKPEQIDRSIMPTDIDIYVGKLDYVKPFKKGNLEAGLKYSKVKSDNNMIYDRLDGDVWENIAKRSSHFVYDEQIAAGYLDYSRPFGKWTAKVGLRAEYTISDAQFISNDASVKRDYLDLFPSANIGYNMSENHIFSLGYAKKITRPNYRFLNPFRYYIDEKTYQLGNPGVKPQYTHGFTLNYTLMQMFNFTLGTDITNDAIVESMGQDSVLNETWVTRENLGRSVTSYLNMNIPFKVGKIWTMNNNITGIYMHFKGPIAGYEVDRGSFFIQANSFHNFRINPQWSFEASVNGNTPFIYNLFKIQGRINTDLGANYNFKDQKSSLKLAVTDVFRSNRNNLDTDFNEFRSSIRQYNDNQTVRLTFTYKFGNLKQQIRKSDSKNEEKDRVSTN from the coding sequence ATGGGGCAACAAGGTGTTACGGTTACAATTGATGGTAGACAAACCTATATGACAGGTGAACAGTTGTCGAATTTCTTGAAATCTACAGATGCTGCGCAGATCAAAAGTGTAGAAGTATCGACCACCAGATCTGCAAAAGAAGATGCAGAAGGTGCAGTAGGCTCCATTAATATAGTGCTTAAAAAGAATAATACCGAAGGTTTCAATGGTTCATTTATAGCGAGTGCAGCTCATGGTAAACATTTACGTGGTAACAGTTCTTTGAGCTTGAACTATAAGAAAAGAAATACTACGCTTTTTGGATCCTACGCCTATACAAACGATAAACAAGAAAACACTCTAAACCTATATCGTGAAATTAGAAATAGAGAAAACATCACATATTTTGATCAGAAGGCTAAATTCTTAGAAAGAAGTAAGAACCATAACTTCCGTGCAGGTATTGAGCAAAAAACATCCGAAAACAACACAATGATGTTTCAGGTTTCTGGAAACAGTTATTCTGAAAAATCCGAGAACTCTAGTTTTACCAACATTGGGTCCGCACCGTCGAAGATAGACTCGATCTTAAGATCTCCTGCTAAAAATGATATGGGGCTGGATCGTATCTCCCTAAACTTCAATAATGAATACAAGATGGATACATTGGGTCAGAAATTGACCTTGGATTTAGATTGGAGTATTTTCAATAATGATGCAAACATGAACTACGACAACAGGATGGAGTTTCCTGATGGTAGTTTGGTAAAACCAGAACAGATCGATAGAAGTATCATGCCAACGGACATCGACATCTATGTTGGGAAGTTGGATTATGTTAAGCCATTCAAAAAAGGAAACCTAGAAGCGGGATTGAAGTATAGCAAAGTGAAATCGGACAACAATATGATTTACGACAGGCTGGATGGTGATGTGTGGGAGAATATAGCTAAACGCTCTAGCCATTTCGTTTATGATGAACAAATTGCTGCAGGTTATTTGGATTACAGCAGACCTTTTGGAAAATGGACCGCAAAAGTTGGTTTACGTGCTGAATACACCATTTCAGATGCACAGTTTATTTCAAATGATGCAAGTGTGAAACGTGATTATTTGGATTTGTTCCCTTCGGCAAATATTGGTTACAACATGAGTGAAAATCATATTTTCTCTTTGGGATATGCCAAGAAAATCACCCGTCCGAACTATAGGTTCTTAAATCCATTCAGGTATTATATTGATGAGAAAACGTATCAATTGGGTAATCCAGGTGTTAAACCTCAGTATACTCATGGCTTTACATTGAACTATACTTTGATGCAGATGTTCAATTTCACATTAGGTACCGATATCACCAATGATGCGATTGTTGAAAGCATGGGTCAGGATTCTGTGTTGAATGAAACTTGGGTTACTCGTGAAAACCTAGGTAGATCGGTAACGTCATATTTGAATATGAATATACCATTCAAGGTTGGTAAAATTTGGACAATGAACAATAACATTACGGGTATTTACATGCATTTCAAAGGTCCAATTGCAGGATATGAAGTTGACCGTGGGTCGTTTTTCATTCAAGCAAATAGCTTCCACAACTTCAGAATAAACCCTCAGTGGTCATTTGAAGCATCAGTAAATGGAAATACTCCATTCATCTATAACCTTTTTAAAATTCAAGGAAGGATCAATACCGACCTAGGGGCTAATTACAACTTCAAGGACCAAAAAAGCTCTTTAAAACTAGCGGTAACGGACGTTTTCAGAAGCAACAGAAATAATTTAGATACAGATTTCAACGAATTCAGATCAAGTATTCGTCAATATAACGATAATCAAACAGTGCGTTTGACATTCACCTACAAATTCGGAAACCTAAAACAACAGATCCGAAAAAGCGATTCCAAAAACGAGGAAAAGGACAGGGTGTCAACCAACTAA
- a CDS encoding PadR family transcriptional regulator, which yields MIAENTQTQMRKGILEYCILSIISRGEIYASDIISELKKAELLVVEGTLYPLLTRLKNNGLLSYIWKESTSGPPRKYYQITSEGMEVLKRLDVTWKELVFAVETSLQNREI from the coding sequence ATGATAGCTGAAAATACACAAACCCAAATGAGGAAAGGAATACTGGAATACTGTATTCTTTCAATTATTTCTCGGGGAGAAATATACGCCTCGGACATTATCAGCGAGTTGAAGAAAGCTGAGTTGTTGGTGGTTGAAGGCACACTATATCCATTGCTTACGAGATTGAAAAACAACGGTCTCTTGAGCTATATCTGGAAGGAGTCAACTTCTGGTCCACCAAGAAAATATTATCAAATCACTTCCGAAGGAATGGAAGTATTAAAAAGATTGGATGTAACCTGGAAAGAATTGGTATTCGCTGTGGAGACATCCTTACAAAACAGAGAAATATAA